The following are encoded together in the Brassica napus cultivar Da-Ae chromosome A9, Da-Ae, whole genome shotgun sequence genome:
- the LOC125578346 gene encoding uncharacterized protein LOC125578346: MKQGAVKDAFFVCTATIDDVVHDSPWYYIACGGCKTKATKGPTSLMCAKCGKNDVAGEPQYLAKIYVYDKSDEAVFVLLGDAGRELTGKHASELVSNYFEANGNKENGF; encoded by the exons ATGAAGCAGGGAGCTGTGAag GATGCTTTCTTTGTGTGCACTGCGACAATCGATGATGTTGTCCACGACTCTCCTTGGTATTATATAGCATGCGGTGGGTGCAAAACAAAGGCAACCAAAGGGCCAACCTCCCTTATGTGCGCGAAATGTGGCAAGAACGATGTTGCCGGTGAACCACA ATACCTAGCTAAGATTTATGTTTATGATAAGAGTGATGAGGCTGTTTTTGTTCTCCTTGGCGATGCCGGTCGTGAGCTAACAGGGAAGCATGCGTCGGAGTTGGTTAGCAATTATTTTGAG GCCaatggaaataaagaaaatggatTCTGA
- the LOC106422359 gene encoding B3 domain-containing protein At2g32645-like produces MLVHILFTRKLCLPEFLSEEESRVIYEQSVLKDRTEGLSVVLVDHLLKKHVVDLRKWKMGGRWNYVFIDGWNQVVSTNTFKVGDVYHVWSFRSRGGNLCFALVPPRNSSDSGHGVSNSCLSSW; encoded by the exons atgttagtGCATATCTTGTTTACTAGGAAACTATGCTTACCAG AATTTCTGTCGGAGGAGGAGAGCAGAGTCATATACGAACAGTCGGTACTCAAGGATCGTACGGAAGGACTGAGTGTTGTTCTGGTGGATCATCTCTTAAAGAAGCATGTGGTTGATCTAAGGAAGTGGAAGATGGGTGGAAGGTGGAACTACGTCTTCATTGATGGTTGGAACCAAGTTGTCTCCACCAACACGTTTAAGGTCGGTGACGTCTATCATGTCTGGTCTTTTCGATCCCGAGGAGGTAACCTCTGCTTTGCCCTCGTCCCTCCTAGAAACTCCAGCGATTCTGGTCACGGCGTCTCTAATTCCTGCCTCTCTTCTTGGTGA
- the LOC106422391 gene encoding protein trichome birefringence-like 23, translated as MKLKWESISTLHQNVFLVKVLAAVFITGLAFRFYAVRFGQVSVNEISDPQISPPSVIISENEDLLPIDIEVEKCDLFTGKWIRDPLGPIYTNGSCGVVVDSHQNCITNGRPDSGFLYWKWKPNDCSLPRFDALRFLQLMRNKSWAFIGDSISRNHVESLLCMLSTVEKPVEVYHDEEYRSKRWLFPLHNLTISNIWSPFLVKAAIFEDSSGVSSAAVQLHLDILDNTWTDLFPSIDFAIISSGEWFLKTAVYHENATLVGCHGCPQSSNITDLGFDYAYNTSLRHVMDFIARSNTKGMIFFRTSIPDHFENGEWHNGGTCKKTEPVNEDEVEMKVLNKILRDVEISQFERVVTEMGQEAGHFKLLDFAGMLLTRPDGHPGPYREFRPFDKDKNAKVQNDCLHWCLPGPIDYLNDVILEIIVNG; from the exons atgaagctaAAATGGGAATCAATCTCTACTCTTCACCAAAACGTCTTCCTCGTCAAGGTCCTCGCTGCCGTTTTCATAACCGGTCTCGCCTTCCGCTTCTACGCCGTCCGCTTCGGCCAAGTGTCGGTGAACGAAATCTCCGATCCTCAGATCTCTCCTCCTTCTGTTATCATATCGGAGAACGAGGATCTCCTCCCCATCG ATATTGAGGTGGAGAAGTGTGATCTCTTCACGGGGAAATGGATCAGAGACCCTTTGGGACCAATCTATACCAATGGCTCATGTGGTGTCGTCGTTGATAGTCACCAGAATTGCATTACCAATGGCCGTCCTGACTCTGGTTTTCTCTACTGGAAATGGAAGCCTAACGACTGCTCCCTGCCCCGCTTCGACGCTCTTAGGTTTCTGCAGCTTATGAGGAACAAGTCTTGGGCTTTCATTGGTGACTCCATTTCGCGTAACCATGTCGAGTCTTTGCTTTGCATGCTCTCCACT gtTGAAAAACCGGTTGAAGTGTACCACGACGAGGAGTACAGATCAAAGCGTTGGCTTTTTCCTCTACATAATCTGACAATCTCCAACATCTGGTCACCGTTTCTTGTTAAAGCCGCCATTTTTGAAGACTCAAGTGGTGTCTCATCTGCTGCAGTCCAGCTTCACCTTGATATACTCGACAACACATGGACTGATCTGTTTCCCAGCATTGACTTTGCCATCATCTCTTCCGGGGAATGGTTCTTGAAAACCGCGGTCTACCACGAGAATGCTACTCTTGTTGGCTGCCATGGCTGCCCGCAAAGTTCCAACATAACGGACTTAGGATTCGACTATGCTTACAACACGTCCTTGCGCCATGTGATGGACTTCATCGCAAGATCCAACACTAAAGGCATGATCTTTTTCCGAACTTCGATACCTGATCACTTTGAAAACGGTGAATGGCATAACGGAGGGACCTGTAAGAAAACAGAACCGGTGAACGAGGATGAGGTCGAGATGAAAGTCTTGAACAAGATATTGAGAGATGTAGAGATTAGTCAGTTCGAGAGGGTGGTTACAGAGATGGGTCAGGAGGCTGGGCATTTTAAGCTTCTGGACTTTGCCGGAATGTTGCTGACCCGACCCGATGGGCACCCGGGTCCGTATAGAGAGTTCAGGCCGTTTGATAAGGACAAGAACGCAAAGGTACAGAACGATTGTCTGCATTGGTGCTTGCCTGGTCCGATTGATTACTTGAACGATGTTATATTGGAGATCATAGTGAATGGCTGA